A window from Corynebacterium urogenitale encodes these proteins:
- a CDS encoding Na+/H+ antiporter family protein, with protein MNAVLIAVIVMLVLAVLRVHVVLALFIGALTGGLLSGIGLDATMVAFQEGLSGGAKIALSYALLGAFAMAVASSGLPALLARWVMSKIGEDDPGTVSKAVGVTKWLMVAGILAMAIMSQNLIPVHIAFIPLIIPPLLAVMNRLQLDRRLVTCVLTFGLVTTYMYIPVGFGNIFLNEILLGNIEAAGMNTAEINIMQVMGIPALGMLAGLLIAIFISYRKPRTYEDRPIADAKDEEEVSRYKIIVAIIAVVATFVVQIMMQKLETEADSLLIGALVGLAIFMLTGAVNWKQADDVFTSGMRMMALIGFIMITAQGFAAVMSATGEVEGLVTASAEIVGDNKGAAAAAMLFVGLIVTMGIGSSFSTLPIIATIYVPLCTTLGFSPAATVAIIGAAGALGDAGSPASDSTLGPTAGLNADGQHDHIRDSVIPTFIHYNIPLLISGWVAAMVL; from the coding sequence ATGAATGCTGTTTTGATCGCCGTGATCGTCATGCTGGTGCTCGCGGTTTTACGAGTCCATGTGGTGCTGGCACTGTTCATCGGCGCGCTCACCGGCGGCCTACTCAGTGGTATCGGCCTCGACGCCACAATGGTGGCCTTCCAGGAGGGGCTATCTGGAGGCGCAAAGATTGCACTGAGTTACGCCTTGCTCGGCGCCTTTGCCATGGCGGTGGCCTCCTCCGGCCTGCCGGCATTGCTCGCCCGCTGGGTCATGAGCAAAATCGGCGAGGATGATCCGGGCACGGTATCCAAGGCAGTTGGTGTGACCAAGTGGCTGATGGTCGCGGGCATCCTCGCGATGGCCATCATGTCCCAGAACCTGATCCCGGTGCACATCGCCTTCATCCCGCTCATCATTCCGCCGTTGCTGGCCGTGATGAACCGCCTGCAACTGGACCGCCGTCTGGTGACGTGTGTGCTGACTTTCGGCCTGGTCACCACCTACATGTACATCCCTGTGGGCTTCGGCAATATCTTCCTCAATGAGATCCTGCTTGGAAATATTGAAGCAGCGGGGATGAACACCGCAGAAATTAACATCATGCAGGTCATGGGTATCCCGGCTCTGGGTATGCTCGCGGGTCTGCTGATCGCGATCTTCATCTCTTACCGCAAGCCGCGCACCTACGAGGATCGTCCCATCGCGGATGCGAAGGATGAAGAGGAAGTCTCCCGCTACAAGATCATCGTCGCCATTATTGCGGTGGTTGCCACCTTCGTGGTGCAGATCATGATGCAGAAGCTGGAGACGGAAGCAGATTCCCTGCTGATTGGCGCGCTCGTGGGCCTGGCTATCTTCATGCTCACGGGAGCGGTGAATTGGAAGCAGGCGGATGATGTCTTCACCTCCGGCATGCGCATGATGGCCCTGATTGGCTTCATCATGATCACCGCTCAGGGCTTCGCCGCGGTCATGTCCGCTACCGGTGAGGTTGAGGGTCTCGTCACCGCCTCCGCTGAAATCGTGGGGGATAACAAGGGTGCCGCTGCCGCCGCGATGCTATTCGTCGGCCTCATCGTGACAATGGGTATTGGTTCGTCCTTCTCCACGCTGCCGATCATCGCTACCATCTACGTGCCACTGTGCACCACGCTCGGATTCTCCCCCGCCGCCACGGTCGCCATCATCGGTGCTGCGGGTGCACTGGGAGACGCGGGCTCGCCGGCGTCGGACTCCACGCTTGGCCCCACCGCGGGCCTGAATGCGGATGGGCAGCACGACCACATTCGCGATTCGGTCATCCCAACCTTCATTCACTACAATATCCCGCTGCTTATCTCCGGCTGGGTCGCGGCGATGGTCTTGTAA
- a CDS encoding LLM class oxidoreductase: MSDHSMLSLSDRSFRNNPGWRRTFAPGTMTLGLALPLGSGQGSATDFTEQVELVHQADAAGFAALWLRDVPLRVPSFGDLGQVLDPWTYLGLLCGATSRIALGTAAIVVPLAHPLILAKQAASVDHLSGGRLLLGVASGDRPEEFPAFGLDVGKRGEVFREHFGVLKKAWTTDQRGIKWSRGRMWSADVVPKPLADEVPTLVIGSAQQSMEWRAENGHGWMTYTAPIEQQRGVIAQWNAACERHGSGEFQPFAQSMGLDLAEDPNKKPEGLHLGMRLGRNYLLELLGTLRDMGVHHLSFGLRLGDRPASEVLAELGEYVLPEFPANE; encoded by the coding sequence GTGTCAGACCATTCAATGCTGAGCTTGTCCGACCGGAGTTTCCGCAATAATCCTGGTTGGAGGCGTACCTTCGCGCCGGGCACGATGACGCTGGGCTTGGCGCTCCCGCTTGGTTCGGGGCAAGGGAGCGCCACAGACTTCACCGAGCAAGTGGAGCTGGTCCACCAGGCAGATGCCGCCGGGTTCGCGGCGCTGTGGTTGCGTGATGTCCCTCTGCGCGTGCCATCGTTCGGGGACCTGGGGCAGGTTCTCGACCCGTGGACTTATCTTGGCCTTCTTTGCGGGGCGACGTCACGCATCGCCCTCGGAACGGCAGCTATTGTCGTGCCTTTGGCTCATCCGCTGATCCTGGCCAAGCAGGCGGCGAGTGTGGATCACCTGAGCGGTGGCCGTCTGTTGCTGGGCGTGGCCAGCGGTGATCGCCCGGAAGAGTTTCCCGCATTTGGCCTGGATGTGGGTAAGAGGGGAGAGGTCTTTCGGGAGCACTTCGGTGTTTTGAAGAAGGCGTGGACCACGGATCAGCGGGGCATCAAGTGGTCGCGTGGCCGAATGTGGTCGGCGGATGTGGTGCCGAAACCACTGGCGGATGAGGTGCCGACGCTGGTTATTGGCAGTGCGCAGCAATCCATGGAGTGGCGTGCGGAAAATGGCCACGGCTGGATGACGTACACCGCCCCGATCGAGCAGCAGCGTGGGGTTATCGCCCAGTGGAATGCGGCGTGCGAGCGGCATGGTAGTGGCGAGTTCCAGCCCTTCGCACAGTCTATGGGGTTGGATCTTGCAGAGGATCCGAACAAGAAGCCGGAGGGTCTGCACTTGGGCATGCGCCTGGGGAGGAACTATCTCCTAGAGCTGCTCGGCACACTGCGGGATATGGGGGTGCACCACCTCAGTTTCGGGTTGCGGTTGGGTGATCGGCCGGCCAGTGAGGTACTTGCGGAACTCGGTGAGTACGTATTGCCCGAATTCCCCGCGAATGAATAA
- a CDS encoding glycoside hydrolase 64/thaumatin family protein translates to MTTPQEPQDQNADATLAPDFFAISPRGGLVMGYNVPLDIVNGPAEPRLAWTQQRLNVCMSAIEHGYADQYAAEYAEGREYSGYEIAFLSPLADKSMETVLAESQKTLPRNDVLLLWEHTASAAPEAVRNAERSLAEALRPLSEKLGTRVVLWAVLLGDQRQAGVVSVPADGGQPVPYNGELLPELEELTVTHKLATYMVEGRTWVSLLAHCDAQQGYYVEPQFEKLPAWVPAPSDEDWAKEREMFPVVNKRADEQ, encoded by the coding sequence ATGACCACTCCGCAGGAACCGCAAGATCAGAACGCCGACGCAACGCTGGCCCCCGACTTCTTCGCCATTTCCCCACGTGGAGGGTTGGTCATGGGCTACAATGTGCCGCTGGATATCGTCAACGGACCAGCTGAGCCGCGACTGGCCTGGACGCAGCAGCGCCTTAACGTGTGCATGAGCGCCATCGAGCATGGCTACGCCGATCAATACGCCGCCGAATACGCGGAGGGGCGAGAATACTCCGGCTACGAGATCGCCTTCCTTTCCCCGCTGGCGGATAAATCGATGGAGACGGTCCTGGCCGAATCCCAAAAGACGCTCCCGCGCAATGATGTGCTGCTTCTCTGGGAACACACTGCCAGTGCCGCCCCAGAAGCCGTCCGGAACGCGGAGCGTAGCTTGGCCGAGGCGCTCCGGCCGCTGTCGGAGAAGCTGGGCACCCGCGTGGTGCTGTGGGCGGTGCTGCTTGGCGACCAACGGCAGGCGGGTGTGGTGAGTGTTCCGGCCGATGGCGGGCAGCCGGTGCCATATAACGGGGAGCTGCTCCCAGAGCTGGAGGAGCTCACCGTCACGCACAAATTGGCGACCTACATGGTGGAGGGGCGAACGTGGGTTTCGCTCCTGGCGCACTGCGATGCCCAACAGGGTTATTACGTAGAACCCCAGTTCGAGAAGCTGCCAGCGTGGGTTCCCGCGCCATCGGATGAGGATTGGGCCAAGGAGCGGGAGATGTTCCCCGTGGTGAATAAGCGCGCGGATGAGCAGTAG
- a CDS encoding crotonase/enoyl-CoA hydratase family protein, translating into MNTSTKTSEPQALGSVTLSRGEGDLANIAYLTLNRPEKLNGLTLPMLRDLVRHAKAIKADREIRAVIVRGAQGNFTAGLDFATALKKPADIAKAFVSLPWRGTNLFQEGPWCLRRLPVPVIAAVEGYCFGGGVQIALASDYRFTTPDAQWSVLEAKWGLIPDMSGIQSLSQVLPIDVAKRLTITGEQFDGARAVELGVASEVSEDPLASAEELARLILTRSPDSVAYAKRLFDETWTSSARTTFFKERLRQARLLASKNTKIAQKAAAKAKGIGTAVAYRKRGV; encoded by the coding sequence ATGAACACGAGCACCAAGACCAGCGAGCCGCAGGCACTCGGGTCCGTCACCCTGTCCCGTGGCGAAGGCGACCTCGCGAATATCGCGTACCTGACCCTCAACCGGCCGGAGAAGCTCAATGGATTAACGCTGCCCATGCTGCGTGACCTGGTACGTCACGCCAAGGCGATCAAGGCCGATCGTGAGATCCGTGCCGTGATCGTCCGTGGTGCGCAGGGGAACTTCACCGCCGGTTTGGACTTCGCCACAGCACTGAAGAAGCCCGCCGATATCGCCAAGGCCTTCGTTTCCCTCCCATGGCGTGGAACGAACCTCTTCCAGGAGGGGCCGTGGTGCCTGCGCCGCCTACCGGTGCCCGTCATCGCCGCGGTGGAGGGCTACTGCTTCGGCGGTGGCGTGCAGATCGCCCTCGCGAGCGACTACCGCTTCACCACGCCCGACGCCCAATGGTCCGTGTTGGAGGCCAAATGGGGCCTGATCCCCGATATGTCCGGCATCCAGTCACTCTCCCAGGTGCTGCCGATCGACGTGGCCAAGCGCTTGACCATCACCGGCGAGCAATTCGATGGTGCCCGCGCAGTGGAGTTGGGCGTGGCCAGCGAGGTCTCCGAAGATCCGCTAGCCAGCGCAGAGGAGCTCGCGCGGTTAATCCTCACCCGTTCACCCGATTCCGTGGCTTATGCCAAGCGACTCTTCGACGAGACGTGGACGTCCTCGGCACGCACCACATTCTTCAAGGAACGGCTGCGGCAGGCGCGCTTGCTGGCGTCGAAAAACACGAAGATCGCACAGAAGGCGGCGGCGAAGGCGAAGGGCATCGGCACCGCCGTGGCCTACCGCAAGCGTGGGGTCTAG
- a CDS encoding metal-sensitive transcriptional regulator, whose translation MYVSEEDSKKILQRLRRARGQLDGVIKMVEEDRECRDVVMQLAAVSSALDRAGVKMISTNMRACMEAIAAGEEPAMDEEELEKLFLSLA comes from the coding sequence ATGTACGTATCAGAAGAGGATTCGAAGAAGATCCTTCAGCGCCTCCGCCGCGCTCGTGGGCAGCTGGATGGCGTGATCAAGATGGTCGAAGAAGACCGCGAATGCCGAGATGTTGTGATGCAGCTCGCGGCCGTTTCTAGTGCACTCGACCGCGCTGGAGTGAAGATGATCTCCACCAACATGCGCGCCTGCATGGAAGCCATCGCCGCCGGTGAAGAGCCCGCGATGGACGAAGAGGAATTGGAGAAGCTCTTCCTCTCCCTCGCCTAG
- the gluQRS gene encoding tRNA glutamyl-Q(34) synthetase GluQRS, which produces MTETPPASAAPVAGYGRYAPSPSGDLHLGNLRTAVLAYLFAVHTGRGFRMRIDDIDAQRSSAEAATRQLEDLGALGLKWEQPVPTQQATVPHYQRALEMLADQGLVYECYCSRKDIQEAARAPHAILGSYPGTCRDLTGEQRAAKREELAQQGRVPSLRLRADASKWSVHELFSAEATDGTYTGDVDDMVLRRGGNANQVSDADFAYNLAVVVDDHLAGIDQVVRGDDLLSSAPRQAYLAHLLGYEPPEYIHVPLVLGPNGKRLAKRDGAVTLRELVPGGDLATCARAALQWIGESLGCGLVASVEEMAVGFDPAALSKDPVNWHPH; this is translated from the coding sequence GTGACTGAGACCCCACCTGCTTCCGCTGCCCCTGTCGCGGGTTATGGTCGCTATGCGCCGAGCCCGTCCGGGGATCTGCATTTGGGCAACCTGCGCACCGCAGTGCTCGCGTACCTGTTCGCCGTCCACACCGGCCGTGGTTTCCGCATGCGCATCGATGACATCGACGCCCAGAGGTCCTCCGCCGAAGCCGCCACCCGCCAGCTGGAGGATCTCGGCGCGCTCGGCTTGAAGTGGGAACAGCCCGTGCCGACCCAGCAAGCCACCGTCCCGCACTACCAGCGCGCCCTGGAAATGCTTGCTGACCAGGGGCTCGTCTATGAGTGCTACTGCTCTCGGAAGGACATTCAGGAGGCCGCCCGCGCCCCGCATGCCATCCTCGGCAGCTATCCTGGAACGTGTCGCGATCTCACCGGGGAGCAGCGCGCCGCCAAGCGTGAGGAACTGGCCCAGCAAGGCCGCGTACCGTCACTGCGCCTGCGCGCGGACGCGAGCAAGTGGAGCGTCCACGAACTCTTCTCCGCAGAGGCCACCGACGGCACCTACACCGGGGATGTGGACGACATGGTGTTGCGCCGTGGCGGGAACGCGAACCAGGTATCGGACGCTGACTTCGCCTACAACCTGGCCGTGGTGGTGGACGATCACCTCGCGGGCATCGACCAGGTGGTGCGCGGCGATGACCTGCTGAGTTCGGCCCCACGTCAGGCGTACTTAGCGCACCTGCTGGGCTACGAGCCCCCCGAGTACATCCACGTGCCCCTCGTCCTCGGCCCCAATGGCAAGCGCCTGGCCAAGCGCGATGGGGCCGTGACTTTGCGCGAACTCGTCCCAGGCGGGGACCTGGCGACCTGTGCCCGCGCGGCTCTTCAATGGATTGGGGAGAGCTTGGGGTGCGGGCTGGTGGCGTCGGTTGAGGAGATGGCAGTGGGGTTCGACCCTGCCGCGCTGTCGAAGGATCCGGTGAACTGGCACCCGCATTGA
- a CDS encoding Sir2 family NAD-dependent protein deacetylase encodes MATVTDSFATDPVIAEAHRAALRSIRRVVEETAEPMAPGVALKKVAEQLQRGGVLVVTGAGVSTDSGIPDYRGPAGSLTRHRPMTYQEFLHHPGARKRYWARSFVGWRHMDRAAPNSTHYAIAELEHEGMVNGVITQNVDGLHREAGTRQIVELHGTLDQVTCLDCGAREDRHEFDERLEALNPGYIESIGLDPSMVNPDGDVTLPDAAIARFTMATCLRCDSERLKPGVVYFGEPVPAERKQRCDALVEQCTSVLVAGSSLAVMSGYRPVLSAMKQGKHVSVINGGPGRADTKVDVLWRTGVGPAFGELLDAVGL; translated from the coding sequence TTGGCAACCGTGACCGATAGTTTCGCAACCGATCCCGTCATCGCCGAGGCCCACCGCGCAGCCCTACGCTCCATCCGCCGGGTCGTGGAGGAAACAGCGGAGCCGATGGCCCCTGGCGTCGCGCTGAAGAAAGTTGCCGAACAGCTGCAACGGGGTGGCGTGCTGGTCGTCACAGGCGCGGGGGTGAGCACGGATTCAGGGATTCCGGACTACCGCGGGCCCGCCGGATCGCTCACGCGGCACCGCCCCATGACCTACCAGGAATTTCTGCACCATCCCGGCGCGCGGAAACGGTACTGGGCGCGCAGCTTCGTCGGCTGGCGGCATATGGATCGAGCCGCGCCAAACAGCACGCACTACGCCATCGCTGAGCTGGAACACGAGGGCATGGTCAACGGCGTGATCACACAGAACGTAGATGGCTTGCACCGAGAGGCGGGCACGCGGCAGATCGTGGAGCTGCACGGCACGCTCGACCAGGTCACCTGCCTGGACTGCGGCGCGCGGGAGGACCGCCACGAGTTCGACGAACGACTGGAAGCACTGAACCCCGGGTACATCGAATCCATCGGGCTGGACCCAAGCATGGTGAACCCCGATGGCGACGTCACCCTGCCCGATGCGGCTATCGCGCGCTTCACGATGGCAACCTGCCTGCGCTGCGACTCGGAACGGTTGAAGCCCGGGGTGGTGTATTTCGGTGAACCCGTGCCAGCCGAGCGGAAGCAACGCTGCGACGCGCTGGTCGAGCAGTGCACATCCGTGCTGGTGGCGGGCAGCTCACTGGCGGTGATGAGTGGCTATCGGCCGGTGCTGTCCGCGATGAAGCAAGGTAAGCACGTCAGCGTGATCAACGGCGGGCCAGGGCGTGCGGACACGAAGGTGGACGTGCTGTGGCGCACCGGCGTGGGGCCGGCGTTTGGGGAGCTGCTCGACGCCGTGGGGTTGTAG
- the tgt gene encoding tRNA guanosine(34) transglycosylase Tgt: MDNARPDITFDLHTRLADTPDGSALANPDISGEKAREAQGRTGVIHTPHGDIQTPAFIPVGTKATVKTLTPEQVRSTGAQAVLSNAYHLYLQPGPDIVDEAGGVGAFENWHGPTYTDSGGFQVMSLGQGFKKVLAMDMKGKSEKDIIAQQQKRMAVVDEEGVDFRSVIDGSKHRFTPEISMQIQHQLGADIMFAFDELTTLANTRSYQEKSVERTHRWARRCIEEHNRQTAARAHRPLQSLWGVVQGAQFEDLRRQAARGLVELSEEFEQRGERGFGGFGIGGALEKDHLGTITSWVTEELPDHKPRHMLGISEPDDLFVAIAAGADTFDCVAPTRLARRGGVYTLDGRMTLTNARFKRDFTPIDEAVGGYVSENYTRAYLHHLLKAKEYLAGTLCTLHNVHFMVRLVDNIRQSIEEGRFLEYREEFMSRYYGPDWQQRLS, encoded by the coding sequence ATGGACAACGCACGCCCAGACATCACCTTTGACCTGCACACGCGCCTGGCGGACACCCCCGATGGCAGCGCGCTCGCCAACCCAGACATCTCCGGCGAGAAGGCCCGCGAAGCGCAGGGGCGCACGGGCGTCATCCACACCCCGCACGGGGATATCCAGACCCCAGCCTTTATCCCCGTGGGCACGAAAGCCACGGTCAAGACCCTCACCCCGGAGCAGGTTCGCTCCACCGGCGCGCAGGCGGTGCTCTCCAACGCATACCACCTCTACCTGCAGCCAGGACCGGACATTGTGGACGAGGCCGGTGGCGTGGGCGCCTTCGAGAACTGGCACGGCCCCACGTACACGGACTCCGGCGGATTCCAGGTCATGAGCCTGGGTCAGGGCTTCAAGAAGGTGCTGGCCATGGACATGAAGGGCAAGTCGGAGAAGGACATCATCGCCCAGCAGCAAAAGCGCATGGCCGTTGTGGATGAGGAAGGGGTGGATTTCCGCAGCGTCATCGACGGCTCCAAGCACCGCTTCACCCCGGAGATCTCCATGCAGATCCAGCATCAGCTGGGCGCGGACATCATGTTCGCCTTTGACGAGCTCACCACCCTGGCGAATACACGAAGCTACCAGGAGAAATCCGTGGAGCGCACGCATCGCTGGGCGCGCCGCTGCATCGAGGAACACAACCGGCAAACCGCCGCCCGTGCGCACCGCCCGTTGCAATCGCTGTGGGGCGTGGTGCAGGGCGCCCAGTTCGAGGATTTACGACGCCAAGCAGCCCGTGGACTCGTAGAACTCTCCGAAGAATTTGAGCAGCGCGGCGAGCGCGGGTTCGGCGGCTTCGGCATCGGCGGCGCACTGGAAAAAGACCACCTGGGCACCATCACCAGCTGGGTCACCGAGGAACTGCCCGACCACAAGCCCCGCCACATGTTGGGTATCAGCGAGCCGGACGACCTGTTCGTAGCCATCGCCGCCGGCGCAGACACCTTCGACTGCGTGGCACCCACGCGCCTCGCCCGGCGCGGTGGCGTGTACACACTCGACGGGCGGATGACCTTGACAAACGCCCGCTTCAAACGCGACTTCACCCCGATCGACGAAGCCGTGGGCGGCTACGTCAGCGAGAACTACACGCGCGCCTACCTACACCACCTGCTGAAAGCCAAGGAATACTTGGCTGGCACGCTGTGCACCCTGCACAACGTGCACTTCATGGTGCGCCTGGTGGACAATATCCGCCAGTCCATCGAGGAAGGGCGCTTCCTCGAATACCGGGAGGAATTCATGTCGCGCTACTACGGCCCCGACTGGCAGCAGCGCCTCAGCTAG
- a CDS encoding MMPL family transporter, giving the protein MAKFLFKLSRWCYLHHKRVVGAWLVLFALVAGLALTLQKGFSDVFEMSDVPSSHATHLLLDKFPGTKNPLTSSGVNIVFEAPEGQRLEQPEYMAAMDKTVEAIRENVPNLGADEQLVNPVTLNEGLEKTLVSQLTDQGLPEETARIDADNLRTYSADGRFGTMSFEYDVPLPANVTDEDRNAVLDAMQISRDAGLKVEAGGAGFGDPIAIEPISEIAGLFVALLILLFVFRSFLASFFPLVTAVVGVGIGTMLTLMATSIATLNTVTPTLGLMIGLAVGIDYALFIMSRFRDELKQGRSREDAIGLAAGTAGSAVVFAGLTVIIALVGLRLANIPFLSYMGYAAAATVLISVLVAVTFLPAVLGWARNRVFRREVEMGHRIQRGRRRSSPSTTDAAPVGENPGIRRGRKGEGPRVSGMKDSLGERWVKLVHKAPGLAIAAVFLVLVGLTLPAADLQLSLPSDKTANVDSTQRQSAEMLEEGFGPGRNAPILAVVNAETVDPDAPALETYIRNQPDMPREQAAQNASFLYAVGSLASNIDVKHAQLVGQSPDGTTAQILVTPQTGPTDERTVELIQALRVQQEEIQQETGVDMGITGFTPIQQDVTDQLSAAMPIYLALVVILSLVLLMMVFRSLVVPVIAATGFLLSVGAAFGVTVLVWQEGLWGLWDSPGPLISFMPIFLIGVTFGLAMDYQVFIVSRMRERFSAQVRRLGRMDDPEQRPFMAPNSRYTLTEDSVIGGFGMGARVVTAAALIMIGVFASFVFQPLPFIQIFGFALGAGVLFDAFFIRMTVVPALMMIAGRTTWYMPKWLDKVLPTVDVEGEALERAYEAGEIGDARKHARTQKVDA; this is encoded by the coding sequence GTGGCGAAGTTCCTGTTCAAGCTGTCCCGCTGGTGCTACCTGCACCACAAGCGCGTGGTGGGCGCCTGGCTGGTGCTGTTCGCACTCGTCGCTGGCCTCGCGCTGACACTGCAGAAGGGCTTCAGTGATGTCTTCGAGATGAGCGACGTTCCCTCCAGCCACGCCACCCACCTGCTGCTGGACAAGTTCCCCGGAACGAAGAATCCGCTCACGTCTTCGGGCGTCAATATCGTTTTCGAAGCACCGGAGGGCCAGCGCCTCGAGCAGCCGGAATACATGGCCGCGATGGACAAAACCGTGGAAGCGATCCGCGAGAATGTGCCGAACCTCGGCGCCGACGAACAGCTCGTGAACCCGGTGACGCTCAATGAAGGCCTGGAGAAGACCCTGGTCAGCCAGCTCACCGACCAGGGCTTGCCCGAGGAGACCGCTCGTATCGATGCCGACAACCTGCGCACGTACTCCGCCGACGGCCGTTTCGGCACGATGTCTTTTGAGTACGACGTCCCGCTGCCCGCCAATGTCACGGACGAGGATCGTAATGCTGTGCTCGACGCCATGCAGATCTCCCGCGACGCGGGCTTGAAAGTCGAGGCTGGTGGAGCGGGTTTCGGTGATCCGATCGCGATCGAACCGATCAGTGAAATTGCCGGTTTGTTCGTGGCTTTGCTGATCCTGCTGTTCGTGTTCCGTAGTTTCCTTGCCTCCTTCTTCCCACTGGTTACCGCTGTGGTGGGCGTGGGCATCGGCACGATGCTGACGCTGATGGCCACCAGCATCGCCACCCTTAATACCGTGACGCCCACGCTGGGCCTCATGATCGGCCTGGCGGTGGGCATCGACTATGCGCTGTTCATCATGTCCAGATTCCGCGATGAGCTGAAGCAGGGGCGCTCCCGCGAGGATGCGATCGGCCTGGCCGCCGGAACCGCTGGTTCTGCAGTGGTTTTCGCAGGTCTTACCGTGATCATCGCCCTGGTGGGTCTGCGCCTGGCGAACATTCCTTTCCTTAGTTACATGGGCTACGCCGCCGCGGCGACGGTGCTCATCTCCGTGTTGGTGGCGGTGACTTTTCTTCCGGCGGTGCTCGGTTGGGCCCGCAACCGCGTGTTCCGTCGCGAGGTGGAGATGGGCCACCGCATCCAGCGCGGGCGGCGCCGCAGCAGCCCCTCGACCACGGATGCGGCCCCGGTCGGTGAGAATCCGGGCATCCGTCGCGGTCGCAAGGGCGAAGGCCCACGCGTATCGGGGATGAAGGATTCCCTTGGCGAGCGGTGGGTGAAGCTGGTTCACAAGGCGCCGGGCCTTGCTATCGCAGCGGTGTTCCTCGTGCTTGTCGGCCTGACCCTTCCAGCGGCGGATCTGCAGCTCTCACTGCCTTCTGACAAGACGGCGAATGTTGATTCTACGCAGCGCCAGTCGGCGGAAATGCTGGAGGAGGGCTTTGGGCCCGGTCGCAACGCTCCGATCTTGGCAGTCGTCAATGCGGAGACTGTGGATCCGGATGCTCCGGCCCTTGAAACCTACATTCGCAACCAGCCCGATATGCCGCGCGAGCAGGCCGCCCAGAATGCATCGTTCCTGTACGCGGTGGGGAGCTTGGCGTCGAATATCGACGTCAAACATGCGCAGCTGGTTGGTCAGTCGCCGGACGGGACCACGGCACAGATCCTCGTCACGCCGCAGACCGGGCCGACGGACGAGCGCACGGTGGAGCTGATCCAGGCGCTGCGTGTCCAGCAGGAGGAGATCCAGCAGGAGACGGGCGTGGACATGGGCATTACCGGCTTCACCCCGATTCAGCAGGATGTCACCGATCAGCTATCCGCGGCGATGCCGATCTACCTTGCGCTCGTGGTGATTCTGTCGCTCGTGTTGCTCATGATGGTGTTCCGCAGCCTGGTGGTGCCGGTGATCGCAGCGACGGGCTTCCTGCTGAGCGTCGGTGCGGCGTTCGGCGTGACGGTGCTGGTGTGGCAGGAGGGCCTGTGGGGATTGTGGGATTCACCTGGCCCGTTGATCAGCTTCATGCCGATCTTCCTCATCGGCGTGACGTTCGGTTTGGCGATGGATTATCAGGTGTTCATCGTCTCCCGCATGCGCGAGCGTTTCTCCGCCCAAGTGCGCCGCTTGGGGCGGATGGATGACCCGGAGCAGCGGCCGTTCATGGCACCGAACTCGCGCTACACGTTGACCGAGGATTCGGTCATCGGCGGTTTCGGGATGGGCGCGCGGGTGGTGACGGCGGCGGCGCTGATCATGATTGGAGTTTTTGCCAGCTTCGTCTTCCAGCCGCTGCCGTTCATCCAGATCTTCGGCTTCGCGCTGGGAGCGGGCGTGCTCTTCGACGCGTTTTTTATCCGCATGACCGTTGTGCCCGCGCTGATGATGATCGCCGGCCGCACAACGTGGTACATGCCGAAGTGGCTGGATAAGGTGTTGCCTACGGTCGATGTGGAGGGCGAGGCCCTGGAGCGGGCGTATGAGGCCGGTGAGATCGGCGACGCCCGCAAGCACGCCCGCACGCAGAAGGTCGACGCCTAG